attatataaacaGATGTGTATAAACTCTGGATTTGATCGTGTTTTTGAAATAGCTCCTGTTTTTAGAGCCGAAAATAGTAACACTTATAGGCATTTGTGTGAATATGTATCTTTAGATGTTGAAAtgacatataaatatgattatatggagaatgtatatttttatgattctatgtttaaaaatatatttaataaattaataaataatgaacaaaacaaattatttataaagaatataaaaaatcaatatCCTTCTGAAGATTTCAAATGGCTAGCTGTTACACCCATATTTACGTATGAACAAgcaataaaattattgatAGAACATAAAAAACTTAATTTACAGTCAGaagaaatattaacatATGATATGACAACAGATATGGAAAAAGAATTaggaaaaattataaaacaaacACATGATACtgattattatattattattaattttccATCGGCCCTTAGACCATTTTATACAATGTATAATGAAGAGGATCCTAAAATTTCAAATTCgtatgatttttttatgagaggggaagaaatattatcaGGGTCACAGCGAATTAGTGACGTAAAACTTTTATTagataatattaaaaaatttaatttagaTCCTAAAAAGCTAgatttttatattgattCGTTTGCTTATTCATCATATCCTCATTCGGGTTGTGGTATAGGTTTAGAGAGAGTGCTCATGCTTTTCCTTGGTCTTAACAATATACGAAAAACTTCTCTTTTCCCTCGAGACCCAAAACGTTTAACTCCCTGAACTGTTCAGgtatattatgaaaattttatatgtacatTCTATGTTTTGCCTTTTGGCTAGCTATTAATTTCTAAAATATTCCCATTTTCACTTTGATGCTActcaaataatatatgggTCGAAATGCTAATTCGGTGTAAATTGGAAACATAATCGAcctttttaaatttttttcattataccttcatttattttgttatttcatattcataattttatgattttttatttactaaCTTTtaattggaaaaaaaacaaactaaaaataaaataaaaaaaatattctgaAAGATTTTCGAATTTCGCTAGTTCAAGGCGAACCTTATCCCAGGTGTAGGCACGCGgaatataagaaaataaaatcgataaatgaatataaaatgaataaatatgcatGTATAACAAATCTGAAGCAGATAAGGAACGCTTTAGTTCCAAAGTACAAAGCTCATTTTGCGTTATTTATgcaatatttatatttatatatttttttatatagttttGATAACACGATCATCCTTTTActcaatattattaaacaaTCACTGAATAtacaaagaaaaaaagtgTTCAGAATTACTTGGTGTTTTTGTTCACCTGTACATTATCCTATTCGTTTCTTTTGCACACAAAACATATGCtcattataataaataaatatatacacttatacagtatatatttttttccactttttttcacactttttaaaatgtttcTACATTTAGTGAATTGTGAGCAATGAtaaaaagcaaaaaatgaataattaGTTAGCCAATTAATTAGtgtaattataaaaaataaaatgcataaataatttgaacACAACTATATATGGGTGTGTGTCGAAATATGGttttattatgttattGTGATGATTGGAAAATAGGggaaaaatatgttatttttaattttaataaaataaaaaaagtaaaaatataaagttaaaaaaaaacgaggAATACAAAcgataaaatatgaatagtGAAAATGAGGGTGAACTGGCGAAAGAGGAAATAGGGAGTAACATAAAAGAGTGTATAGCTggtaaattaaaaaataaaaatattcatgttaaaaaaataaaacaatttttcatattaaaaaacaaatattataaacttataaaaaaaaaatataggtTAAAGATATGGAGTGGTTATAAAGTGAAAAGTAGAAAAAGTGAATGGAAAGGAGTTAGAACAGAAGGATGgataaaaaaacagaataaacaaaaaaaatttaaatattatacaagTATAGGgttgtttttaaaaaagttaaTTGATGATATATTCGAAttaattaaagaaaattatgtacatataaatagttATTTAAAAGATGCCCTTCccaatattaatataaaatatattctatatattttttttatatattttttggtaAATATAATGCTATTTATTTGTTCGTTATTTGTCTATttctttttgtattttcatataattccacaaaataaatatgtacataaaATAGACTTTTCTTTGGCACATGATCCTATTGATACTTATTTAAGTATAGAAGATTTTTGCaaccaaaaaaataaaactaatGAAAGCATTTTTCACCTGAACAGccaggaaaaaaaatgcttaaaagatttgaattttttttttaaatatgaaaatgtaggtgaaataaatagtaataaagACACGTGTTgtttttctaaaaattcaaataatagGATGGATAATgatttttctttcttttttaacaaaaattttaatgaggaaataaaaaaaagaaaagatattttcgaaaaaaataatgaagatatgttgtcttatttttatgaaaaggATGcagaatataaatatttagaaaGTAACATATTAAAAGGAGAAGTTAATTTTgacaatattataaaaacagATAATGAAATACAGAATAATGGGAAattttacaattattttgtttcattttttacaaaaaaaaataatgctaataaacttaaaataaaaaagggatataaaattgatatattattaaatttttcttatacaaataataatcataatgataaattaaattttctaCAAATAGACACACAAGTATATAGCTATGACGATagtttaatattaaaaagtaaaaaattgcatatgaaaaataaaaattatgattttataaataaattgcatttaattttgaatgcgcccttttatttttttaatttatttattcataataaaacaaaattgtgtttaataaatgaacataaatatactgactcatttaaaaaaataagaatatatattttcccaGCAATACAAATGATTGATGCCAATATTGTTGTATTAGTTtattctaattttttttattattacatttataaGCACcctattcttttttta
This genomic window from Plasmodium berghei ANKA genome assembly, chromosome: 2 contains:
- a CDS encoding seipin domain-containing protein, putative translates to MNSENEGELAKEEIGSNIKECIAGKLKNKNIHVKKIKQFFILKNKYYKLIKKKYRLKIWSGYKVKSRKSEWKGVRTEGWIKKQNKQKKFKYYTSIGLFLKKLIDDIFELIKENYVHINSYLKDALPNINIKYILYIFFIYFLVNIMLFICSLFVYFFLYFHIIPQNKYVHKIDFSLAHDPIDTYLSIEDFCNQKNKTNESIFHLNSQEKKCLKDLNFFFKYENVGEINSNKDTCCFSKNSNNRMDNDFSFFFNKNFNEEIKKRKDIFEKNNEDMLSYFYEKDAEYKYLESNILKGEVNFDNIIKTDNEIQNNGKFYNYFVSFFTKKNNANKLKIKKGYKIDILLNFSYTNNNHNDKLNFLQIDTQVYSYDDSLILKSKKLHMKNKNYDFINKLHLILNAPFYFFNLFIHNKTKLCLINEHKYTDSFKKIRIYIFPAIQMIDANIVVLVYSNFFYYYIYKHPILFLYIIFLLSFVLIFFNTILFLFGGIYYYMYN